Proteins encoded within one genomic window of Bacillus sp. 1NLA3E:
- a CDS encoding PIN domain-containing protein: MSYLIFIDTNVVHTDFFFKSSAIKKLLKFTNHEPVKLCITEFNYNEIIKKYRDNVRPAIKEVRQVRNSVSKRMEELGIDELFDMEKLRAEKYVENYKQFLDEMIENNNIQIVGYPTGEHVTAQISEKYFNGIKPFGESKISFQDAIIWESIVEYCKNEDPETVVFISNNTTDFADKSKNKIHSDIEDDICGLLFYNSVGAFLEHEEDNLHDYFIDNYEYDKELLESELSTFFDGNSSLDHTINDLLMNSEFEGEYFSGWGTDGYIDEMDFEILEVTFDIEENELLISFGVELSVSFSIETIDPSFERGDSGDGMLSESSSTNIYLQGDITYSLNEGKMSDYVEKEIDFL; the protein is encoded by the coding sequence ATGAGTTACTTGATCTTTATAGATACTAATGTTGTGCATACTGATTTTTTCTTTAAAAGTAGCGCTATTAAAAAATTACTGAAGTTCACTAATCATGAACCAGTTAAACTTTGCATTACTGAATTTAACTATAATGAAATCATAAAAAAGTATAGAGATAACGTCAGACCAGCAATAAAAGAAGTGAGACAGGTTAGAAATAGTGTAAGTAAAAGAATGGAAGAATTAGGAATTGACGAATTGTTTGATATGGAGAAACTAAGGGCAGAAAAGTATGTTGAGAATTATAAGCAATTTCTAGATGAGATGATTGAAAATAATAATATACAAATAGTTGGTTATCCAACTGGAGAACATGTTACTGCTCAAATATCAGAGAAATACTTTAACGGAATTAAACCTTTCGGTGAAAGTAAAATATCCTTTCAAGATGCAATCATTTGGGAAAGTATTGTTGAATATTGTAAAAATGAAGATCCGGAGACTGTAGTGTTCATTTCAAACAATACTACAGATTTTGCTGATAAGAGCAAAAATAAAATACACAGTGATATAGAAGACGATATTTGCGGGCTGCTTTTTTACAATTCAGTTGGTGCATTTCTTGAACACGAAGAAGATAACTTACATGATTACTTCATCGATAATTATGAATATGATAAAGAACTATTGGAAAGCGAGTTAAGTACCTTTTTCGATGGGAATTCTTCTTTAGATCATACAATCAATGATCTCCTAATGAATTCAGAGTTTGAAGGAGAATACTTTAGCGGATGGGGTACCGACGGTTACATTGATGAGATGGACTTTGAGATACTTGAAGTTACTTTTGATATCGAAGAGAATGAATTATTAATCTCATTTGGCGTAGAGTTAAGTGTTAGTTTTAGTATAGAAACGATAGACCCATCTTTCGAAAGAGGTGATTCTGGAGACGGGATGCTGTCGGAAAGTAGCAGTACAAATATATATCTACAGGGAGATATAACATATTCTCTTAATGAAGGAAAAATGTCTGACTATGTAGAGAAAGAAATAGACTTTCTATAA